One window of the Colletotrichum destructivum chromosome 4, complete sequence genome contains the following:
- a CDS encoding uncharacterized protein (Putative zn(2)Cys(6) fungal-type DNA-binding domain, transcription factor domain, fungi), which translates to MTSIIDGATPAPKQIRFVHNQGQPPSKRRRINAACLTCRKRKTRCAGERPVCSTCSKNGHTCLGYNEIIEKKSSGGDGATRDPHHDDYNDNDNDEAEDENDNGEPHQHIRARDGEEYHDEKRYGKVNRNASRSFLSNSKPDDASRRSPDAAPGRSPTFLRRSSEHSAREQDQPSRHRRPSYPRTTSFSDDARSLHSRSPVSHHTERHRVPYFRYFGPTAIVPGYKQMVVSVRDRRRSTGGSVVATSPSSGSSVIQPMGMALSSMPPHDEEIASNEDLPVYDPNDTAPVHPLILHLVKTFFLHLGCNYPFLKEERFVRMVKEKRVEPILVDAVCALSARFSDSAQLGHNNKDEEASHAEQGHHYAQRAKAATVDTFPCPSVGAVQALLMMAYEGFGADQDSALWMYLGLAIRMAVDLGLQKMVGVRYQGERDPWYTRHGGQTGSDAGADEEPQEDESSLTREEQLEVEQERTDTFWAVFILDRVISSGTGRPVTIRDDDFELALPEPTLDPASGWPAPFPVFIQIIHLYGRVSDVLNNIRNAKDITPDKWARLARMEHELTRLYQKQDPRLHFSVSNFKTYLKLGQGTNFILLHFWFHALIIILHQPTLLTPFGSLSRTHQLLPNSRELSMSSAKTIADILAFAELIDPKSFIGNPFTSQPMYIAACAFLMESIANASNPTSRETSPPVAELKTEGQKQKPSSHEHRASTKHSLLASAANQNYSRCYKSLQQLHKYWGGVKYILTALDQKSKGIWDCETYTNEEYESTRLPRRGSIGGRFPYPASPNMPPIAWSLTGTTNSPNSSLTLMYQNMHAGASGHPNFAQSQTSNIAASAPTPPGNMIYDPIRQSLPETASQSIFATAYPQPITSAMRQSTRQYRHQRLSTTSMDSPHGQGRAHQRFDSIHEEGTSSPVGNAGSMLATSSAAQQTASFTPSSHSSTNFEHHMMPSASPSGTMHDATSRQHHNGQQIAFDPTYANATYSYLGQGMGPITDVITFENPIDIGALGLPNEMMPPWLEYLPGDVLSLFENNGMDPGS; encoded by the exons ATGacctccatcatcgacggAGCGACCCCCGCGCCTAAGCAGATCCGCTTCGTCCACAACCAAGGCCAGCCACCATCTAAGAGACGTAGAATCAACGCCGC ATGCTTGACCTGTCGCAAACGAAAGACGAGATGCGCCGGCGAGCGCCCAGTCtgctcgacctgctccaAGAACGGGCATACATGCTTGGGCTACAACGAAATCATTGAGAAGAAATCTTCgggtggcgatggcgccACCCGGGACCCCCACCATGACGActacaacgacaacgacaatgatgaagccgaggacgagaacgacaaCGGCGAACCCCACCAACATATCCGCGCTCGCGATGGAGAAGAATACCACGACGAGAAACGATACGGCAAGGTGAACAGAAACGCCTCTCGCTCCTTCCTGTCCAACTCAAAGCCAGACGATGCTTCACGGAGGAGTCCTGATGCCGCACCCGGTCGCTCGCCGACCTTTCTGCGACGGTCATCAGAACACAGCGCTCGCGAGCAAGATCAACCTTCGCGACACCGACGCCCCTCTTATCCTCGGACGACGTCTTTCTCGGACGACGCTCGCAGCCTACATAGCCGCTCCCCCGTCTCGCATCACACCGAACGTCACAGGGTGCCATACTTCCGCTACTTCGGGCCTACGGCCATTGTCCCAGGTTATAAGCAGATGGTCGTCTCCGTTCGGGACCGGAGACGGAGTACAGGAGGTTCAGTCGTTGCTACATCGCCAAGCTCCGGTTCCAGTGTGATCCAACCCATGGGCATGGCCTTGTCGAGCATGCCTCCGCACGACGAGGAGATTGCTTCCAATGAGGACCTGCCCGTATACGACCCCAACGATACTGCGCCGGTCCATCCCCTGATTCTCCACCTGGTCAAGACATTTTTTCTACATCTGGGCTGCAACTACCCCTTTTTGAAAGAGGAAAGGTTCGTTCGCATGGTCAAGGAAAAGAGGGTTGAACCAAttctcgtcgatgccgtctGTGCATTGTCCGCTCGGTTTTCCGACTCGGCACAGCTTGGACATAACAATAAAGACGAGGAGGCCTCGCACGCAGAGCAAGGCCACCACTACGCCCAAAGAGCCAAGGCTGCGACCGTCGACACTTTTCCCTGTCCGTCCGTCGGCGCAGTCCAAGCGCTTCTTATGATGGCGTACGAAGGTTTCGGCGCAGACCAAGACAGCGCTCTGTGGATGTACCTGGGTCTTGCTATCCGCATGGCCGTGGACCTCGGCTTGCAAAAGATGGTGGGTGTAAGGTACCAAGGCGAAAGAGACCCTTGGTACACCCGCCATGGTGGCCAAACAGGCAGTGATGCTGGAGCAGACGAAGAGCCGCAAGAAGACGAAAGCAGTCTCACACGAGAGGAGCAGCTCGAAGTTGAACAGGAGCGCACCGATACCTTCTGGGCCGTTTTCATCCTCGACAGAGTCATTTCATCTGGGACTGGCAGACCTGTGACCATACGTGACGATGATTTTGAACTGGCTCTGCCGGAGCCAACGCTCGACCCGGCTTCTGGATGGCCCGCCCCTTTCCCCGTCTTTATCCAGATCATCCATCTGTATGGCCGCGTTTCGGACGTCTTGAACAATATCCGCAACGCCAAGGACATCACGCCGGACAAATGGGCCAGGCTGGCCCGTATGGAGCACGAGTTGACCAGGCTTTATCAAAAGCAGGATCCCCGGCTTCACTTCAGCGTTTCCAACTTCAAAACGTATCTGAAGTTGGGCCAAGGGACGAACTTCATCCTCCTGCACTTTTGGTTCCACGCCCTCATCATCATACTGCACCAACCCACTCTCTTGACCCCCTTTGGCTCGCTGAGCCGTACTCATCAACTGCTCCCCAACAGTCGTGAGCTGTCCATGTCCAGCGCCAAAACTATCGCTGACATCCTGGCGTTCGCTGAGCTCATCGATCCAAAGAGCTTCATCGGCAACCCTTTCACATCCCAGCCCATGTATatcgccgcctgcgcctTCCTTATGGAATCTATCGCCAATGCCTCCAACCCTACCTCACGAGAGACGTCCCCCCCAGTGGCGGAGCTCAAGACGGAAggccagaagcagaagccATCGTCGCATGAACACAGGGCATCCACAAAACACTCCCTCCTGGCTTCGGCCGCCAACCAGAACTACTCCCGTTGCTATAAGTCACTGCAACAACTGCACAAGTACTGGGGCGGCGTCAAGTACATCCTCACGGCACTTGACCAGAAGTCCAAGGGCATCTGGGATTGCGAGACATACACCAACGAGGAATACGAGAGCACGAGACTGCCTCGCCGTGGCTCCATCGGCGGCCGATTCCCGTACCCTGCTTCGCCCAACATGCCTCCCATTGCATGGTCCTTGACCGGCACGACGAACTCGCCCAACTCGAGCCTTACGCTCATGTACCAGAACATGCATGCCGGGGCATCTGGTCATCCCAACTTTGCACAGTCGCAGACATCCAACATTGCCGCTTCTGCACCTACTCCTCCTGGGAACATGATCTACGACCCTATCCGACAGAGCCTGCCCGAGACGGCATCTCAGTCCATCTTTGCCACCGCCTATCCGCAGCCAATAACATCTGCCATGCGTCAGTCGACTCGGCAGTACCGACACCAGCGCCTGTCAACAACATCGATGGACAGCCCGCATGGGCAAGGGAGAGCCCATCAGCGGTTTGATAGCATACACGAGGAGGGGACATCGTCTCCCGTAGGAAATGCCGGCTCGATGCTCGCGACGTCTTCTGCCGCACAACAAACGGCATCATTCACGCCTTCATCTCACAGCTCGACGAATTTCGAGCATCACATGATGCCCTCCGCATCTCCGTCTGGTACCATGCATGATGCGACATCGCGACAACACCACAACGGACAGCAAATCGCGTTCGACCCAACATATGCAAACGCAACCTACTCGTACCTCGGCCAAGGCATGGGCCCCATCACAGACGTCATCACCTTTGAGAACCCGATTGATATTGGTGCGTTGGGTCTGCCGAACGAgatgatgccgccgtggTTGGAGTACTTGCCTGGTGATGTCCTGAGCCTATTTGAGAACAACGGTATGGATCCAGGCTCTTGA
- a CDS encoding Putative zn(2)Cys(6) fungal-type DNA-binding domain, fungal transcription factor — protein MLLYTKLAPPKAPKRRSRSGCTYCKEKKKKCDEGRPQCSRCAERNQECSYEPVKPRQRKKRDSIAGFGSDTASQTSGSAIVRRYSAPDATIRRWKEESLDDEDDGLVEEAILEEPEESGHPLVFDFKKMFAMYHNKEDAPLVSPVDSVAFNLSLEDADEEVVVRRGSMQHTAMPPHMAVTRAQRHPSLAMIAPVPVASPRLEFLFPTFSEFSDRPNRRALVDHFTNVMSHLIVLRETEGGNPFQQLVLPLCHSSSTVTNAIYALASAHLENRGCGHTEEKAVYFHNQAIQGLARLIELGGQANKNELLATIMLLVYYEVLVQQNRSNIVDGHLKGAIAIMNGNSDNSNSTTAFLERAFRFYDVIAALSFGTAPLSTAPPTGCLIPFPPVDSPNSSPLGSVDTLLGFSTTLWPIIHRLSNLLALKTELQTALTNGQMTKVAVLRSEFETTSDAIEHALELWQPSFPPGFSPDMMNDPAMSDEPDLAAERARLHSILNNALAYRHSAFVYLYRSIYGYPRRHHLVQRHTHAALSHCAATVNHAGPMAALLWPLFVAACEATDPGDRELARQAFVAVERRQGMTNIQRAWTIAQEVWRRADMIDDHAAYDDDAILMSTPSQRLSKGADLWRRVSEDMGVTIVFG, from the exons ATGTTGCTGTATACTAAACTCGCCCCGCCAAAGGCACCCAAAAGACGATCCAGATCAG GATGCACATATTG CAAAGAAAAG AAGAAGAAATGCGACGAAGGCCGCCCCCAATGTTCCCGATGCGCCGAGCGCAATCAGGAGTGCTCCTACGAACCGGTCAAGCCTCGTCAACGCAAGAAGCGTGACTCGATTGCCGGGTTTGGCTCCGATACGGCCTCCCAAACAAGCGGATCTGCCATCGTTCGACGTTATTCGGCCCCCGACGCCACCATACGGCGCTGGAAGGAGGAGTctctggacgacgaggacgacgggctcgTGGAAGAGGCTATCCTGGAAGAGCCTGAGGAGAGCGGCCACCCGCTCGTCTTCGACTTCAAGAAGATGTTTGCCATGTACCACAACAAGGAAGACGCTCCCCTGGTCTCGCCAGTCGACTCGGTCGCATTCAACTTGTCACTGGAGGATGCGGACGAGGAAGTAGTGGTTCGTCGTGGCTCGATGCAGCATACTGCCATGCCACCACACATGGCCGTCACACGGGCGCAGCGCCACCCGTCCCTAGCCATGATCGCGCCCGTCCCAGTAGCGTCGCCCCGTCTCGAATTCCTCTTCCCGACCTTCTCCGAATTCTCGGATCGGCCGAACCGCCGAGCATTGGTCGACCACTTTACCAACGTCATGTCCCATCTCATCGTGCTGCGAGAGACTGAGGGCGGCAATCCGTTCCAGCAACTCGTGCTACCCCTTTGCCACAGCAGTTCCACTGTGACGAACGCCATCTACGCGCTTGCGAGCGCGCATCTGGAGAACAGAGGCTGTGGGCAcacggaggagaaggcggtcTACTTCCACAACCAGGCCATCCAGGGATTAGCCCGGTTGATTGAGCTCGGCGGGCAAGCGAACAAGAACGAGCTCCTGGCCACCATCATGTTGCTCGTGTATTACGAAGTT CTTGTGCAACAAAACCGATCCAACATTGTAGACGGCCATCTCAAAGGCGCCATCGCAATCATGAATGGCAACAGCGACAACTCCAATTCCACCACGGCCTTTCTCGAACGC GCCTTCCGCTTCTACGACGTTATCGCCGCACTCTCCTTTGGCACGGCTCCCCTCTCGACGGCACCCCCAACAGGTTGCCTTATCCCCTTTCCGCCAGTTGATTCCCCCAACTCATCGCCCCTCGGGTCGGTCGATACGTTGCTCGGCTTTTCCACCACCCTATGGCCCATCATCCACCGCCTCTCCAACCTTTTGGCGCTCAAGACGGAACTTCAGACGGCTCTCACTAATGGCCAGATGACTAAGGTGGCCGTCCTCCGTAGCGAGTTCGAAACCACCTCGGACGCCATCGAGCATGCTCTGGAGCTATGGCAACCTAGTTTTCCTCCAGGATTCTCACCCGATATGATGAACGACCCGGCGATGTCAGACGAgcccgacctcgccgccgagcgcgccCGTCTGCACTCAATCCTCAACAACGCTCTAGCGTACCGCCACTCGGCCTTTGTCTATCTCTACCGCAGCATTTACGGCTACCCGCGGCGGCACCATCTCGTGCAACGCCATACGCATGCCGCGCTGAGCCACTGCGCTGCGACAGTCAACCATGCCGGGCCGATGGCTGCTCTGCTGTGGCCGCTGTTTGTCGCAGCCTGCGAGGCCACCGATCCCGGCGACAGGGAACTGGCGCGACAGGCGTTTGTGGCGGTGGAGCGCAGGCAGGGCATGACGAACATCCAGCGCGCCTGGACCATCGCGCAAGAGGTCTGGAGACGCGCAGACATGATTGACGACCACGCCgcctacgacgacgacgcgatCCTGATGTCCACGCCTAGCCAGCGGCTCAGCAAGGGGGCCGACTTATGGAGACGTGTCAGCGAGGACATGGGCGTCACCATCGTCTTTGGATGA